The Dehalococcoidia bacterium genome has a window encoding:
- a CDS encoding CdaR family protein gives MDDMGSRRAQALAALGKLMASLRANAGLAALSLALATLLWFFTGGEQDDLKRGIIPDLEVPVQPVNLPEGLALASELPRVQVRAQAAADVWDKLTPDDFRAFVVLSGLGEGKHLVPVQLEPRTSRGGLRVLGAVPAELTVELVPLFTKTVPVEAMVTGEPAPGLAPSLPQVTPSEVMVAGPRDLVSLVAKALARVDIRGATAEVLRAVPLEPQDRLGVVVRGVSLQPSIATVTVPIRRAEVGRLVPVEPRLKGTPAPGYNVEEVIAEPAVMVISGPEETVASLNSLQTETVDISDAREDVTATVRLRLPSGVSVQGDARVRVTVRIRPALAQATFGVAPAPRGLAPELTVRGLPPLVQVTIAGPLPLLRTILPQQISAQVALQGLGPGTYRLPIIVLPPQGTTLVAVTPAEVEVTITRP, from the coding sequence ATGGACGACATGGGCAGCCGCCGGGCCCAGGCATTAGCAGCGTTGGGCAAGCTCATGGCCTCCCTACGGGCTAACGCTGGCCTAGCCGCCCTCTCGCTGGCCCTGGCCACCCTCCTCTGGTTCTTCACCGGCGGCGAGCAGGACGATCTCAAGCGGGGCATCATCCCCGACTTGGAGGTGCCAGTGCAGCCAGTCAATCTTCCTGAAGGACTGGCGCTGGCCAGCGAGCTGCCGCGGGTGCAGGTGCGGGCCCAGGCTGCAGCCGACGTCTGGGACAAGCTGACGCCAGATGACTTCCGGGCATTTGTGGTCCTGTCGGGGCTAGGGGAGGGTAAGCACCTGGTGCCTGTCCAGCTGGAGCCCCGCACCAGTCGCGGCGGCCTGCGGGTGTTGGGGGCTGTGCCGGCGGAGTTGACGGTGGAGCTGGTCCCCCTCTTCACTAAGACGGTGCCGGTGGAGGCCATGGTAACGGGCGAGCCAGCCCCCGGCCTAGCCCCTTCCCTACCCCAGGTGACGCCTTCGGAGGTAATGGTGGCCGGCCCCCGCGATCTGGTGTCCCTGGTGGCCAAGGCCCTGGCCCGTGTAGACATCCGGGGCGCCACGGCCGAGGTGCTGCGGGCCGTCCCCCTGGAGCCCCAGGATAGGCTGGGGGTGGTGGTAAGAGGGGTCTCCCTTCAGCCCTCCATCGCCACCGTTACCGTCCCCATCCGCCGCGCCGAGGTGGGCAGGTTGGTGCCAGTGGAACCACGCCTCAAAGGCACCCCTGCTCCCGGCTACAACGTGGAGGAGGTGATAGCTGAGCCAGCGGTAATGGTCATATCGGGGCCAGAGGAGACGGTGGCCAGCCTCAACTCCCTACAGACTGAGACCGTGGACATATCAGACGCCCGAGAGGACGTCACAGCCACAGTGAGGCTGCGCCTCCCATCTGGGGTGAGTGTCCAAGGCGATGCCCGCGTGCGGGTGACGGTACGGATACGGCCAGCCCTGGCCCAGGCCACCTTCGGGGTGGCCCCTGCGCCCCGCGGCCTAGCCCCCGAGCTGACCGTGCGAGGCCTTCCGCCCCTCGTCCAGGTGACCATTGCAGGCCCCCTACCCCTTCTGCGCACCATCTTGCCTCAGCAGATCTCGGCCCAAGTGGCGCTGCAAGGCTTGGGGCCAGGGACGTATAGGCTTCCCATCATCGTCCTCCCCCCTCAGGGCACCACCCTGGTAGCAGTGACGCCGGCAGAGGTGGAGGTGACCATCACACGCCCATGA
- the cdaA gene encoding diadenylate cyclase CdaA, which translates to MSLPQALHEAFNRFEPASILDILAIAAIIYAVLVLAKGTVAMALLRGAIILVVVVIILAQVLELRVLQWVLRNSFPALLIAIPVIFQPEIRRFLERLGRTGLWPWSARPPLAETVEAVTETALALSQRRHGAIIVLERGTGLEEYADTGIRLDALVSRQLLEGIFTPTTPLHDGAVIIRGDRILACGCTLPLSARTDGHGLRHRAALGLSEVTDAVCVVVSEETGEVSVAANGRMLTVTDASHLRAVLRSFLLSSPPQIKAVPS; encoded by the coding sequence GTGAGCTTACCTCAGGCCCTGCACGAGGCCTTCAACCGCTTCGAGCCAGCAAGCATCCTAGATATTTTGGCCATCGCCGCCATCATCTATGCCGTCCTGGTACTGGCGAAGGGGACAGTAGCCATGGCCCTCCTAAGGGGGGCCATCATCCTGGTGGTGGTGGTCATCATCTTGGCCCAGGTACTGGAGCTGCGGGTGTTGCAATGGGTGTTGCGCAACTCCTTTCCCGCCCTCCTCATCGCCATCCCCGTGATCTTCCAGCCGGAGATCCGCCGCTTCCTGGAGCGTTTGGGGCGCACAGGCCTTTGGCCGTGGAGCGCCCGCCCCCCCCTGGCTGAGACGGTAGAAGCAGTGACGGAGACGGCCCTCGCCCTTTCCCAGCGTCGCCACGGGGCCATCATCGTCCTGGAACGGGGAACAGGCCTAGAGGAGTATGCCGACACAGGGATAAGGCTTGACGCCCTGGTGAGCCGCCAGCTCTTAGAGGGCATCTTCACACCTACCACCCCCTTACACGATGGCGCGGTTATCATCCGTGGCGACCGCATCTTGGCGTGCGGCTGCACCCTCCCCCTCTCGGCGCGTACCGACGGCCATGGCCTGCGGCACCGGGCCGCCCTGGGCCTCTCAGAGGTCACCGACGCCGTATGCGTGGTGGTGTCGGAGGAAACAGGGGAGGTCTCCGTGGCTGCCAACGGCCGCATGCTGACGGTGACAGATGCCTCCCACCTGCGCGCCGTGCTGAGGAGCTTTCTTCTGTCCTCCCCGCCACAAATCAAGGCGGTACCTTCCTAG
- the argF gene encoding ornithine carbamoyltransferase, producing MSVNLRGLHVLSVADLGPQGLMATLELARLLKAGKPAPSLAGRILALLFEKPSLRTRLSFEVALRSLGGHCLYFSPQEVGLGVREPVRDVVRVLARHVDVIAVRTFAHSTLEEMARYAKVPIINALSDQEHPTQALGDLLTIWEVKGQLQGVNLAFVGDANNVARSLCLAAAMAGMHFRIASPPGYGMPDDVLTEARRHAQASGGSVATFTRPQEAVDGADVVYTDVWVSMGQEAEAEARRLAFAGFQVNSQLLSLARPDAIFMHNLPAHRGEEVTDEVIEGRHSVVWQQAENKTHAIKALLILLLAAEEAQP from the coding sequence ATGTCTGTGAACCTGCGCGGCCTTCATGTCCTATCGGTGGCCGACCTAGGCCCCCAAGGTTTGATGGCCACGTTGGAACTAGCGCGCCTGCTGAAGGCCGGCAAGCCCGCCCCGTCCCTTGCCGGACGCATCCTGGCTCTCCTCTTCGAGAAGCCCTCTTTGCGCACCCGCCTATCTTTTGAGGTGGCCCTGCGCTCCTTGGGGGGCCATTGCCTTTACTTCTCGCCCCAAGAGGTGGGCCTGGGGGTGAGGGAGCCGGTGCGCGATGTGGTCCGTGTCCTGGCCCGACATGTGGACGTCATCGCTGTGCGCACCTTTGCCCATTCCACCCTGGAGGAAATGGCGCGCTACGCCAAGGTGCCCATCATCAACGCCCTTTCGGACCAGGAGCACCCCACCCAGGCCTTGGGAGACCTCCTGACCATCTGGGAGGTGAAAGGCCAGCTGCAAGGGGTGAACTTGGCCTTCGTAGGGGACGCTAACAACGTGGCCCGCTCCCTTTGCCTCGCAGCGGCCATGGCAGGGATGCATTTCCGTATCGCTTCCCCTCCCGGCTACGGGATGCCCGACGATGTGCTGACGGAGGCACGCCGTCATGCTCAGGCCAGCGGCGGGAGCGTGGCCACCTTTACCCGCCCCCAAGAGGCGGTGGATGGGGCAGATGTGGTCTACACCGATGTATGGGTCAGCATGGGGCAGGAAGCGGAGGCCGAGGCCCGTCGCCTGGCGTTCGCCGGTTTCCAGGTAAATAGCCAGCTCCTGTCCCTGGCTCGCCCCGACGCCATCTTCATGCACAACCTCCCCGCTCACCGGGGAGAGGAGGTGACCGACGAGGTCATAGAAGGGCGACACTCGGTGGTCTGGCAGCAAGCGGAAAACAAGACTCACGCCATAAAGGCCCTCCTCATCCTGCTGCTAGCGGCCGAGGAGGCGCAGCCGTGA
- a CDS encoding helix-hairpin-helix domain-containing protein — MAGLWERYSTPVMAALAAPLLVALGFLLGRHTTNAPPLELAPSDVRVYVVGSVRQPGVYALWEGARWMDALEAAGGPTEDADLEAVNLARRVRDEDLIVIPRRGQEGRSALVNINTASARELEALPGIGPVRAEAIVRSRQEEGPFQSIDDLVTRMLIPRSVLEDIKDKVTVGP; from the coding sequence ATGGCAGGGCTGTGGGAGCGTTATAGCACGCCTGTCATGGCTGCCCTAGCTGCCCCTTTGCTGGTGGCCTTGGGGTTCTTGCTGGGCCGCCACACCACCAACGCGCCGCCGCTGGAGTTGGCGCCTTCAGATGTGCGGGTCTACGTCGTCGGGTCCGTTCGCCAGCCCGGTGTCTACGCCCTGTGGGAGGGGGCGCGGTGGATGGACGCGCTGGAGGCAGCCGGCGGGCCAACGGAGGACGCCGACCTGGAGGCGGTGAACCTGGCACGCCGCGTGCGCGATGAGGACCTCATCGTCATACCCCGAAGAGGACAGGAGGGCCGATCGGCATTGGTGAACATAAACACCGCCTCTGCCCGCGAGCTGGAGGCCCTGCCGGGCATTGGGCCGGTGCGGGCGGAAGCCATCGTCCGCTCGCGCCAGGAGGAGGGCCCCTTTCAAAGCATCGATGATTTGGTAACGCGCATGCTAATACCGCGGTCGGTCTTGGAGGACATCAAGGACAAGGTGACGGTGGGGCCCTGA
- a CDS encoding ComEC/Rec2 family competence protein has product MGLAAAAWSDGQPWAVVAASLLWTLSIGLWRGREGLLVLAGVVLVLAAGWRYTSVPRGTSSDIGPLMEVGPVRLRGVVDAEPQALGSAVRYRVAVRHVQVEGGWQAVRGRVLVTMPASTSFQYGDLLELDGELQAPPSFPDFDYRAYLARQGIRALMPYPRARWLAGGMGDAVLARIVELRGRLAGALEEALPEPEASLAQGVLLGKRGALPPQVLQDMDATGLSHLLAASGQNVALIAGVTTLALAWLVGRRQAALVGLALTGSYAFLVGGSPPVVRAAIMGGLHGLALLVGRPGGGLQPLLLAGTAMTAWDPLLADDLSFQLSFASTLGLVWASHPLQSLAWRWLEGRAPAPVLGLLWPLMGVMAMTVAAVAFTLPVMALNFGRLSTVALVANVLAVPAFAPLLLTSAVVAALGVVWEGLAPWLGWVVWPWAAYILGVAKALAALPGAVVSLQNVGMGHVLAYVAALGLATLLLVRKRERRAVALVPLPGRALAMLTLVALAGSVGWLWVSLPHGHLLRVVFMDVGDGAAALITTPAGHRVLIDGGPSGEALMAALGRNLPFWERRLDLVVVTWPKATRLGGLVEAMDRYEVGWVLAAPMAVDTALFRSFQEASRRQGVVQRRGVAGTHVSMGEAALEVLYPQDEGPMALRIRYGTVSFLFLSDLGTWEQEQLLRLHSLKGDVVLLPRGGSEGSLDPVVAREMAPRLAILSVGGGGRSHRDPSPETLALLEGAQVLRTDLHGDIVVETDGRHLWVRHGR; this is encoded by the coding sequence TTGGGGCTGGCTGCTGCGGCCTGGAGCGATGGCCAGCCCTGGGCGGTGGTGGCGGCGTCCCTGCTCTGGACGCTTAGCATAGGGTTGTGGCGTGGGAGGGAGGGGCTACTGGTCTTGGCGGGGGTGGTGCTGGTGCTAGCCGCTGGCTGGCGTTACACCTCTGTCCCTCGCGGCACCTCGAGCGATATTGGCCCTTTGATGGAGGTGGGGCCGGTGCGCCTCCGGGGGGTGGTGGATGCCGAGCCCCAAGCCCTAGGCAGTGCTGTCCGCTATCGAGTGGCCGTGCGCCATGTGCAGGTGGAGGGAGGGTGGCAAGCGGTACGAGGCCGGGTGCTGGTGACCATGCCTGCCTCCACATCCTTTCAGTACGGCGACCTGCTTGAGCTGGACGGTGAGCTGCAAGCTCCCCCTTCCTTCCCGGACTTCGATTATCGGGCCTATTTGGCTAGGCAGGGCATTAGGGCCCTCATGCCCTACCCAAGGGCCCGCTGGCTGGCGGGGGGGATGGGCGACGCCGTGCTGGCTCGCATCGTGGAGCTGCGGGGACGGCTTGCCGGAGCCCTTGAGGAGGCCCTGCCGGAGCCGGAGGCCTCTTTGGCCCAAGGTGTCCTGTTGGGGAAAAGGGGGGCCTTGCCCCCCCAGGTGCTCCAGGACATGGACGCCACCGGGCTTTCACATCTGCTGGCTGCCTCGGGGCAGAACGTGGCCCTCATCGCTGGTGTGACCACCTTAGCCTTGGCCTGGCTAGTGGGGCGGCGGCAGGCGGCTCTAGTGGGCCTCGCCCTAACCGGGTCCTACGCCTTTCTCGTGGGAGGCAGCCCACCCGTCGTGCGGGCGGCCATCATGGGTGGGCTCCACGGTCTAGCCTTGTTGGTGGGGAGACCGGGGGGAGGGCTTCAGCCCCTCTTGTTGGCGGGGACAGCCATGACGGCCTGGGACCCTTTGCTCGCCGACGACCTCTCCTTCCAGCTCAGCTTCGCGTCCACCTTGGGCCTGGTTTGGGCATCTCATCCGTTGCAGTCTCTGGCCTGGCGGTGGCTGGAGGGGCGGGCTCCTGCGCCAGTGTTGGGCCTCCTATGGCCGTTAATGGGGGTGATGGCCATGACGGTGGCCGCTGTGGCCTTCACCCTGCCCGTAATGGCCCTCAACTTCGGACGCCTGTCGACGGTGGCTCTTGTGGCCAATGTGCTGGCGGTGCCGGCCTTTGCTCCCCTGCTCCTTACCTCGGCGGTGGTGGCGGCCCTCGGGGTGGTCTGGGAGGGGCTGGCTCCCTGGCTAGGTTGGGTGGTGTGGCCCTGGGCTGCCTATATCCTGGGAGTGGCCAAGGCCCTGGCTGCCCTGCCAGGGGCCGTGGTCTCCCTGCAGAACGTCGGCATGGGACATGTGTTGGCTTATGTGGCAGCTCTGGGGCTGGCGACGCTACTCCTGGTTCGCAAGAGGGAGAGGAGGGCGGTGGCCCTGGTCCCTCTGCCGGGTCGGGCGCTGGCGATGCTGACCCTGGTCGCCTTGGCGGGGAGTGTGGGCTGGCTATGGGTCTCCCTTCCCCATGGCCACCTGTTGCGGGTGGTCTTTATGGACGTGGGGGATGGCGCTGCTGCCCTTATCACCACCCCGGCTGGCCATCGCGTTCTCATCGATGGTGGCCCTAGTGGGGAAGCCCTCATGGCTGCCCTGGGGCGTAACCTCCCCTTCTGGGAGCGACGTCTTGACCTGGTGGTGGTCACTTGGCCCAAGGCCACCCGCCTAGGGGGGCTGGTGGAGGCCATGGACCGGTACGAGGTGGGGTGGGTGCTAGCTGCCCCCATGGCCGTAGACACCGCCCTTTTCCGCTCCTTCCAAGAGGCGTCCCGCAGGCAAGGGGTGGTACAGCGGCGGGGTGTGGCGGGGACCCACGTGTCCATGGGGGAAGCAGCGCTGGAGGTGCTATATCCCCAGGATGAGGGCCCCATGGCTTTGAGGATCCGATATGGCACCGTCTCCTTCCTCTTCCTCTCGGACCTGGGGACATGGGAGCAGGAGCAACTCCTGCGGCTCCACAGCCTGAAAGGAGATGTGGTCCTGCTGCCCCGGGGAGGGAGCGAGGGCTCCCTTGACCCAGTAGTGGCGCGGGAGATGGCGCCCCGGCTGGCCATTCTATCGGTGGGGGGCGGGGGCCGCAGCCATCGCGACCCCTCACCCGAAACCTTGGCCTTGCTGGAGGGAGCCCAGGTCCTGCGCACCGACCTCCACGGTGACATCGTGGTGGAGACGGATGGCCGCCACCTATGGGTGAGGCATGGGCGCTGA
- the rph gene encoding ribonuclease PH, which translates to MIRHDGRRPEDLRPVRIQAGALEFAEGSALIEMGKTRVLCAVTVEPRVPQFARNTGSGWVTAEYGMLPRSSPQRIPRERQSGRVFEIQRLIGRSLRAVTQLDLLGERTFIIDCDVLQADGGTRTAAITGGFVALAQAMHHLWQQGELPSWPLRGQVAAVSVGIVDGIPMLDLSYEEDSRAQVDMNVVMTDAQELVEIQGTAEALPFSRRTLDQLLDLAATGIKELLQVQAQALAQAGIQLP; encoded by the coding sequence GTGATCCGCCACGATGGTCGTCGCCCTGAGGACCTCCGTCCGGTGAGGATCCAGGCGGGGGCCTTGGAGTTCGCCGAGGGTTCGGCCCTCATTGAGATGGGTAAGACGCGGGTGCTATGTGCAGTGACGGTGGAGCCCCGCGTCCCCCAGTTCGCTCGCAACACGGGCTCTGGCTGGGTCACCGCTGAATATGGCATGCTCCCCCGTTCCTCTCCGCAGCGTATACCCCGCGAGCGTCAGAGCGGACGCGTCTTCGAGATCCAGCGCCTCATCGGCCGCTCCCTGCGGGCCGTGACCCAGTTGGACCTCCTGGGTGAGCGCACCTTCATCATAGACTGCGACGTCCTGCAGGCCGATGGTGGCACTCGCACGGCGGCTATCACCGGCGGCTTCGTGGCCCTGGCCCAGGCCATGCATCATCTATGGCAGCAGGGCGAGCTCCCTTCCTGGCCTCTGCGAGGGCAGGTGGCGGCGGTCAGCGTGGGGATAGTCGACGGCATCCCCATGCTGGACCTCTCCTATGAAGAGGACTCCCGCGCCCAAGTGGACATGAATGTGGTCATGACCGATGCGCAGGAGCTGGTGGAGATCCAGGGCACGGCTGAGGCCCTACCCTTCAGCCGTAGGACCCTGGACCAGCTTTTGGACCTGGCTGCCACGGGGATAAAGGAGCTATTGCAGGTGCAGGCTCAAGCCTTGGCCCAGGCCGGCATACAACTCCCCTAG
- a CDS encoding HIT domain-containing protein, giving the protein MRYCVFCEIVAKREPAEIIYEDDEVMVFRNRLRWVPVMLLAIPKAHMTQDELWRNMGPVGKVAVEIGRKFCPNGFRLLSNFGFDAMQSQEHAHVHILGGTFLGEYV; this is encoded by the coding sequence ATGCGCTACTGCGTGTTCTGCGAGATCGTGGCCAAGAGGGAGCCAGCGGAGATCATCTACGAGGACGACGAGGTGATGGTCTTCCGCAACCGCCTGCGGTGGGTGCCGGTGATGCTTCTGGCCATCCCCAAGGCCCATATGACGCAGGACGAGCTATGGCGTAACATGGGGCCGGTGGGGAAGGTGGCGGTGGAGATAGGGCGCAAGTTCTGCCCCAACGGTTTCCGCCTCCTGTCCAACTTCGGATTCGATGCCATGCAGTCCCAGGAGCACGCCCATGTGCATATCCTGGGCGGCACCTTCCTTGGGGAGTATGTCTAG